The following proteins are co-located in the Besnoitia besnoiti strain Bb-Ger1 chromosome Unknown contig00007, whole genome shotgun sequence genome:
- a CDS encoding uncharacterized protein (encoded by transcript BESB_075200): MAAAAPLREEPAVSLAAANREEQSAVDSQQLRSPRRETLFPPASRPGGAASASPTALAASPSPHFPASLSQSPSLPHVGGEGAMQLAAAAMSSAALLAVEATVAARESLNAAALRVDRSPGGGGGPDPVPQTPEADATKLRFSASASSPSPLSSQSPAAPRASAAPPCASSAALQTCAAPSPSAASAAAPVSPVRASALGARSESPAAHAVLQAADSSPLSAEPAGLLNRVSQWTGMRGFWREETQAETPPEAVEPSANAPTAVAARAATTSVSAAARAATSWSHWLTEAAGGLVEELKAEVDVSEDLKELYGTLARDSQRWIEKHQTVFAHGASPPASSASPGSASSFSSRVPSTPPSPPPASTPPGEVRLAAPASSAGAAAASSQSVSQLAFLFPSSLTSSTSAVEDVQAPSPLRHAQTLPVMYSASSAASRLSPSALTAASSPMQPLRSRPFADDSDVWSRLARDDGTLAAARTAAAAMKSVSSGFSSLFSSASSLVSSASDAVKSTGWSGSAALSDPRDSEPGRLPQRPTERRALRGAAGGSLATWIQEAGGRRSDARQATTQNVRERLPSSIARGSRELQRQYAALVRSRATFLEDVCESLAPAGETRARLELSSDVPEDFSLLEHALSPSSANRDDADALAREFENFSVEAYDDLLDFFHDPAVMEMRRQLVPDAVSDALFWRRFLFRVRALLRATAESSPASSFLACEVEKRDPREGSSGFEAPSGGPPSDARWMAGAAAAGGDRSEESKVRLTELDEEDIAWDDDDAEGGAGEAEGSSDSLHLQLSVATASAEFASGAMMRPLPGSSRGMTPRAALLVDLPSSSSPSPSSSAASSPPPPFCQFPEGHPAAFSASSSEPQRVDATRPEALASRPPHAPPSAAAALFSCKVALGQEDEEAEEVLSSWQHSGLSSRSGEPEDLGCSSSRLGADESQQPPPREPLQEGSAELFLLPGAGRRDAGAESGPRADAGDEEEVALEEGWNDEELILL, from the exons atggcggcagccgctcctctgcgcgaaGAGCCGGCAGTGAGCCTGGCCGCGGCAAACAGGGAGGAGCAGAGTGCTGTGGATTCCCAACAACTTCGGTCTCCACGGCGTGAGACGCTTTTTCCTCCGGCATCTCGCCCAGGGGGAGCCGCATCTGCCTCCCCTACagctctcgcggcgtctccttcgcctcatTTTCCCGCTTCTCTTTCGcagtctccttctctcccgcatgtcggcggcgagggcgccatGCAgcttgccgcggcggcgatgaGCTCAGCGgctctgctcgccgtcgaggcGACGGTGGCTGCCCGCGAGTCTCTGAacgccgcggctctccgcgtcgaCCGCTCGCCCGGGGGTGGGGGAGGACCCGATCCTGTGCCCCAGACGCCTGAAGCAGATGCGACCAAGctgcgtttttctgcgtccgcctcttcgccctctccgctctcttcgcagtcgccggcggcgccacgtgcctcggcggctccaccctgcgcctcctcagcagcGCTGCAaacctgcgccgcgccgtctccttcggcagcttccgcggccgctccCGTCTCGCCCGTTCGTGCGTCCGCTTTAGGAGCTCGGAGCGAGTCGCCAGCTGCACATGCTGTGTTGCAGGCGGCTGACAGCTCCCCTTTGTCCGCGGAGCCCGCAGGCCTTCTGAACCGGGTCTCCCAGTGGACAGGCATGAGGGGTTTctggcgcgaggagacacaggcGGAGACTCCGCCGGAGGCGGTGGAGCCCAGCGCCAACgctccgaccgcggtcgcggcgcgagccgccacAACCAGCgtctcggctgcggcgcgagccgcgaccTCCTGGAGTCACTGGCTGACCGAGGCCGCTGGAGGCCTCGTCGAAGAACTCAAGGCGGAAGTG GATGTCTCGGAAGACCTGAAGGAGCTCTACGGGACGCTAGCGCGGGATTCGCAGCGTTGGATCGAGAAACACCAGACGGTGTTTGCAcacggcgcgtcgccgccggcgtcgtctgcgtcgccaggGTCGGCTTCGtcgttctcctctcgcgtgccGTCtacgccgccgtcgccaccgccggcgtcgacgcCCCCTGGAGAggttcgcctcgcggcgcccgcttcgtctgcaggcgccgcggcggcctcttcgcagAGTGTCTCGCAGCTGGCCTTCCTGTTCCCCTCGTCGCTCACCTCCTCCACGTCGGCTGTTGAAGACGTgcaggcgccgtctccgcttcgacacgcgcagacgctccCCGTCATGtactccgcgtcctccgctgcgtctcgcttgtcgccctcggcgctgaccgccgcgagctcgccgaTGCAACCGCTGCGGTCTCGCCCCTTCGCGGACGACTCAGACGTGTGGAGTCGGctcgcccgcgacgacggaaccctcgcagccgcccgaactgcggccgcagccatGAAATCGGTCTCCTCAggcttctcttcgctcttttcctctgcctcttctctggTATCttcggcgagcgacgccgtcAAGAGCACCGGCTGGAGcgggagcgcggcgctctcagacccgagagacagcgagccggggcggctgccgcagaggcccaCAGAGAGGCgtgcgctgcgaggcgctgctggaggaagCCTCGCAACTTGGATCCAGGAagcaggagggagaaggagcgacgcgcgacaggcgaCAACTCAGAACGTACGGGAGCGATTGCCTTCCAGCATTGCACG AGGCTCGCGGGAGCTCCAGCGGCAGTACGCCGCCCTCGTTCGCTCCCGCGCCACGTTTCTCGAAGATGTGTGCGAGTCGCTGGCGCCAGCGGGGGAGACACGCGCCCGCTTGGAGCTCAGCAGCGACGTTCCAGAGGATTTTTCTCTCCTTGAGCACGCGCTTTCGCCGTCGTCAGCCAaccgagacgacgcggatgcgctggcgcgcgagtTCGAAAACTTCAGCGTCGAGGCGTACGATGACCTCCTCGACTTCTTCCATGACCCGGCCGTGATGGAgatgcggcggcagctcg TTCCCGACGCAGTCAGCGATGCGCTCTTCTGGCGGCGATTCTTGTTTCGCGTACGCGCTCTCCTCAGAGCGACCGCGGAGTCCTCTccggcgtcttcttttctcgcgTGCGAAGTAGAGAAGCGAGATCCCCGAGAGGGAAGTTCAGGCTTTGAGGCGCCGTCCGGTGGCCCACCGTCTGACGCGCGCTGGATGGCgggggctgcagcggctggcggcgacagGAGCGAAGAGTCGAAGGTGCGGCTCACGGAGCTCGACGAAGAG GATATCGCGTGGGACGACGatgacgcggagggcggtgcaggggaagcggaaggcagcagcgactCACTCCATTTGCAGTTGAGCGTCGCTACAGCGAGTGCCGAGTTTGCAAGCGGCGCGATGATGCGTCCCTTGCCTGGCTCGTCGCGAGGGATGactcctcgcgctgcatTGCTGGTTGACcttccttcctcgtcttccccatccccctcgtcgtctgcagcttcctctcctccgccgcctttctGCCAGTTCCCCGAGGGCCACCCCGCCGCGTTTTCCGCCTCCTCaagcgagccgcagcgagtCGACGCCACGCGCccagaggcgctcgcgtcgaggcctccgcatgcgccaccttcggccgccgctgcactcTTCTCTTGCAAGGTGGCCTTGGggcaggaagacgaggaagctgAGGAAGTTCTGTCCTCGTGGCAGCACAGCGGCTTGTCGagtcgcagcggcgagccagAGGATCTCGGCTGCTCGAGCTCTAGGCTTGGCGCGGACGAGTCGCaacagcctccgccgcgcgagcctctgCAGGAGGGAAGCGCAGAGCTTTTTCTGCTACCAGGCGCCGGTCGTCGTGACGCTGGGGCGGAGAGCGGCCCCCGAGcagacgcgggagacgaagaggaggtgGCGCTAGAGGAGGGCTGGAATGACGAAGAGCTTATTCTTCTTTAA